A window of Phragmites australis chromosome 15, lpPhrAust1.1, whole genome shotgun sequence genomic DNA:
GGCGAGGTGACTGGCGATGAGGCCAGGAAGGAGGTGCCTGACAGGGAAGCCGTCAAGAAGGTGACTGGCGGGGAGGAAGACAAGGAGGTGACTGGCGGGGAGGCCATTAAGAAGGGGGACATGAAGCAGGCAGCCGTCAAGGCACTGTTCGAGGACAATGGCGACGACTTTTCCTTGGAAAAGTACCTCGCTGAAATGACCGAGCTAGCTGCTGCGCAAAAGAAGGCCCGTTACAAAAGAGAGGTGTCTGGTAAGAAGGCCATGAATGAGGTGACTGGCAGGGAGGCCGTGAAGCAGGAGGACATGAAGGATGAGGCAGTCATGAAGGCACGGTTCGAGGACTGGATCAAGGAGTATGACCGGAGATACAAaaacgaggaggagaaggcttGGCGGTATGAAATATTTAAGGCTTTTGCGAAGACTGTGGACAAGGCAACCGCGCAAAGTGGAGGAGCCCTTTTCGTCACTAACCATACCGCTGACTGGACCGAGGAAGAGTGCGAGTGTCTGTATGGCGGTGAAGTAGACTGGGATGACTACCTCGATCACATCAAGTCTTTGATTGCTAAGAAGAGGGCCAAAGAGGTGTCTGATAAGAAGGCCATCAGGGTGGTGACTGACAGCGAGGCCATCAAGCAGGTACAGTTGCCTAATTATCTGCAAGAGTATCGATGCTCATTCAATAGAAATGTTTCAGATCATATCTTGTTTTGGACGCTGGCAATCATATCTTGTTATTTCTGAGATTCTGCTTTAGAATCTGCAAATTAGTAATTCAATTTCCTATTGGTGATTAGTTGATGTATTAGTTATTGGCCAAGCAGCTAGCAACTAGTTTGCTCTTGATCTCCTAGTCATTGCGCGGTAGTTGCAAGTAGCAACTGCACCATAGGGGCACTGAACTCAGTCCTGCTGGTTAGTGTTAACATGAATAACATTGCCCTTTTGTTCAAACATTTAAGCAAGTGTAGGCGAAATAGCTGTTCAATTTCCAATTGGTGATTCATTGTTGTATTGGTCATTCATGAAGCAGGTAACTACTCCTTCCTCACTCATTGCTCTTTACAATTTGTTTCTAGTTGTCTCCCTAATTATTTGCGCAGCAATCATTGTTGTTCTTTTCATAGAAATATGCCCTTTCTGGAAAATGTGTGTTAGAACACAATGACGTGTGCACAAATCGTGTTTTGGGCGACAAATTGAACCTTATTTTTTCCTGTTCTTGTTTCGATTTTAGCTGCACATGCATGTACCTTGCAAGAATAACTAAACAACGACCCAGTACTAACATTAGCCTGAACatgcacttttttctttttactatCTTGAAATTGAAGAAACTTTGAGATGCAATTTTTCCTCTATAACTGCTACATTTGAGAAACGACATGGACTATTTGGATTGTGCCCCAATCTGTGTACTACAGTCTAATCCTAAACTGCTCTTGTCGGAGCTGAGCGGCAATGCAAGTAGTCAGGTTTTAGTGTGAATGCCTTCTTAGCTTCATAACGTGTTTATATCTTTCCAATCAGCTGCAccatttttctattttgaacAGCTTGTAATTTTTAGCATTCTTTGCTTGAGAACAGAGAAACAAGGAACTAGGCGCAAGTCACACCCAAGGAAGCCAAGCAGACAACCTCTAGCCAGAGAGGAGGTGAAACTAACAAGCATTTGAATGGTACTTTTGTCTTCACTCTGTAGTTATACCACTTACAAATTTGTTTCTTTCACGGATGAAGAAGCACCGTCCTGTCTGCAATTCTCTGGAACAGTGAAAGCTTGTAAATAGTCTTTCATGCATGGATAGCGGCATTAAAGAAGTTTGGAATTCGTGGAATGGTGTACTAAAATCTATGTTATGAGGCGCATGGGTGCACTTTTTCATTCTGTTATGATCTAGCTGAAGCAGAAGAACCAATCATGAGTAAATGTATTTTGAACTGCATAGCGTGCCTATTTGTGAAATTATATGTATCCTAGTGAAGTAAGGAGCAGTACTTCAGTTCCAACTGCACTAGAATGTGTACGTTGGCTATCCGGATCATGGAAATGTTGAAGCACCGACAAAATACGTAGGAAAAAGTTAAAAGAATAACTGAGCAAAGGCGTACTGCTTCTAAAATCAAGAAAGGCGAGTAGATAACATATATATTACCTGTTGTGTGTTTTCTTATCTTGTATACGCATGTTGGTTCTTTATTCACGATGTAAACTCGGAAAACACTTGTGCCTTCATAGGTTTTAGGCAAACAAATTTATGCGACACTTCCGCTGTGTAGCTTTTGCTGGTGGACATTAAAATTTGTTATATGATACTCTCCAAAGCTGGATATAGCCGGAAGATACTCAACATTGGAATATAACCAGCTAAGTTCTCGTGCGTTATAACAAAAACACAGATATTGGTTGTGATAATATCAATCACAAACTTAGGTGTAGTGATGTGTAAAGATGTTCAAATGGATCATATCTACTGGATCGGTTCGAATCACGACCCAAGCACGGCACGGCTCGAGGCTAGACGGGCCGGACCGGCATGGCACGAGGTCCCGAATCGTGCCTGGATCGAGCGCGCAGCACGACGGGTCAGCACGGTCCGACCAGGCAGGCATGAGCACGGTCCGAACTGGCCCGGGCACGCAGTGACCCAGGAGGTATGACCGGCCCGGCACAGCACACAGCAACCTAGacggcacggcccaacgggCACGCCTGGGTCGACTGTAGCCGTTGTGCATGAGCTCGGCACGCGGAGGCACGAATGGCACGCGGGAatggcccgtttaacccgttaacaggtatttttgaattttatagccgttttgtttccatttgagcttcaaaaaaatcaattttttttgtgcaaaaaatcactatttttcacctataaatagaggatcacCTTACCCTTTCATTGCACATCAataacaccattttctctcttatttcctcctctcattcttgtctcaaagttcttgagaattagcgataatttcgcaaaattagtttgaattgttgccaaaaatccgagcaattccaaaaccgtcatACTGCTGTCTTGacgttgaagaaatcttggtgatttttttgcattgtTGTTCATTCCTGTTTTGctattagttttattaattgattatttctaactctgaatatttgcattttttttccattggACATTGATCGTTGATGCCgatgatcatgatcataatacatccattgatcatgattttttttttttgcaatgaacggcccctttgatactagtgctgcaggtgatgatggacccgacggtgaacctccggttggttcacatgtaggtgatgcagcagcacctccatcgtCAGTCTCTACAAATGCACACGTATCAGCAAGCACtagctctaaaagatcaagagccggtattttcgaagtttggcaagacatTGAAAGGTTTTGCAGAGAGGAAGATGGAGTAAGTGCCAAGTATgttaggtgttatatttgcaaacatgaattatctgcaaagccctcaggTGGAACTGGACATTTGAAGAGACACGccacaacttgcaagcgaaagagtggaacagctatgaagcagacggtgctgCAATACAACCCCGACagctctgttcgtcattgggagtatgactttgtcaatgctcgaaaagagttatatcgcttcattgcaagaacggatctaccactcaacatcggtAAGTCtcctgcatttgaagattatatttggtgtgtttattcatacacactatcatcgGCATgagggtcaaactttactcacggaagcgcattgttATGTTGTCaaaaggatactagagtttttgaaaaaaaattatgattcaACTGTAAGTTTATCGGGAGTTTATTAtctaacatcttgtttagtagtgcataatattgttgaaattgctactcatttaaacatgtatgaaaatgacaatcttctaaaaGATTGTGTAGTttctatgaaatctaaatttttaaaatattagaaagaaattcTTTTATTGTATGCATTTGTCTTTACTTTAGATTCTAGAGCTAAAATCGCAGGTTTTTTTAGAGTTCTCACAATTCTAGTGATGCTCTTGGCtatgattattctacttattatactaattttcgttctaagttattcgatgtTTATAGTAAATGTGAAACAAAGTATACCAGAGTTCgcttgcaacgacctccactagcatccACAACCAGTAAGAAGACAATAACGTgggaaaaaatatttggtgaaggttcttcatcaagaagttcataATCTTCATCACGATTGTCTACGACTACGAGTGCTGGAATTTCAAGATCCGGAGGGAaactaactaccttcatcgacagcgaCGTTATtagtcatgaacaagaaaatttcaacgTACTGCAATGTTGGCATGAGCATAAGATGAATTATCCAATGTTTTTACTGTTagcacgagatttgttaacgatTCTCATATCTATAATTTCTTCTGAGGATGCATTCAGTCTTACTGGAATGATAatggaagagagaagaacaaatctgccAAGTGAGATGGTTTAAATgctcaccatagtaaaagatTAGGAATAAGCTGAAGCaagaatgcaacacactgcagagaacatttagcttgaagattcattctaaaatttgtatctagatatTGATAAGAatgtgtaatttttaattttctgagCTAAGGTGTACTCTTTCTTCCTTTgttagaaaggtttttaataagacaatctatcaataaagctcatttttaaattaattatgtgtccctattatttctaaatttttatttttttcaaaaacgaTTCACCACCCACCTCTcttcttggcctataaataccatctcaaactccctgtGATCCCATCGACCActcatctctctttttctacttgctagccagtagccacttgCCCACTTTAAGATatcaattccatatttccattcatggatcaagacgtcgagaactcgcgtgcatggttatggatgtggcaacattttgaaaaggccTTTAGAGAGTTTAACGGTgaacatgtaagatttgctaagtgtaatatatacaACCATGAATTATTTGtcagatctccaaatggaacgggacacttgatgaagcatattaaatattgcaagcaaaattctgggttTTCTAATAAAATCATGTAATTTTCAGAGCATAGCCATAGgttatactcttttttccttctagtagaaaggtttttaacgaggcaactaatcaataaagctctttttttatttattttctataatttttttgatttttttgaattttgtagctatttctttttatttttttcaatttttgaagTGCTGCCGAGCCgagcgtgcctccaccgtgcccgCCGGCCCAGCCGTGCGCCGTTGGGCCACTGTGTCGTCGTGCCGCCGACCTGCCACTGTGCCTGCTGGGCTCGTCGTGCTGAcagtgccgtgggccgagggcaTGGCACGTGGACCgacacggcacgacccgttacAATAGTCGGGCCTATTGGGCCTTGCTGTAGCTGAGCCGTGCCGAACTGGGCCCGTGCTGGGTCGGTCCGAGTGGCTCATTTGGTCATCTCTGGTGATGTTGATGTGTCATATAGAGTGTCGCCGAACGAATACATTGGGAGAgatgtcgtagtttgatttcagatgagatctgaaaaagaagaaggagattatctactaattttctttctaatttattttttcattagtaaaatggGTCTATATCCGTAGCCAGAAAGAGGTTGGAGGATGATGTGGATATTTTACTGATaggattaaaaaaactaaaaatggCCTCAATGCCCTTCTGACCTactgggcccacatgtcagcctccctctctctcttaatGCCGCCTGTATCGATGTCCGCCTGTTCATGATCTTCGGTATGGCCTACGCTTTCAGATGTACCCATGCCGCTTGGGCGTGCCCCTCTCTGCAACGGCGCTAGCTACTCATAGCCGGAGTCAGGCTCTCATCTTCAGGGTTCGAAAATGTGATGAAATTCGGTCGATATTCGCGAAATTCGAAGAATGCGAACGACTCGCATTCATAAACCAACCGATTTTCAAAAATggaattaaaaattcaaaaaataataaataaattcataaattcataaaaataatttaaaaatactagagacaattctatacggaggaagtttgaaaaaaagaaagatactGAAATGGATCGTATGAACAGGATGATTTGGCccatcacgttaaggaaaagtttaacatataaacaaatatttttcttgtgtagtgagtatcttaagagaatctttaaattttgtttcatttcatttagagttttattaatttctccatgatttgtACAAAGTTTAcgagcataaagtgaacatattaagaaacaacattggAATTAACTTTACATGTATATCGTTTTTTTTCTTACAtgaagcatagtataagtaaactaataaaagtggtttcactaattttgaaggtGTGAATTGGTTAGTTGTGAATTAATCAGTTGCAAaatatttacacaatcttgcatgttacaataactactCCATCCGTttgtaaatataggtcgttttagacttgtgcataaggattaaaaaagtagatcaaatgaccttgttaccctttatttattccgcattagaaaagataactcattcaattgtgagagtggtagcatttattaaacaagggtaagacgggaacaaaaaagaaaaaaatatatagaagttcgagaatgacttatatttagagaatagttgaggaggctaaattgtaaaagacatatgatcatgtaaaaagactaacaaaattggtttcatgatttttggattagcaaagaattaactatgcatttaattaggtttagcaaatgcattttctcacagaaaacaTTCAACTTcttcatgagtataaatacttttatcatgtagatcatgttacaagagaACCAACAAAATTCGTTTCACTTGGTATAAAggtcagatgaattagttattgattttacaaggttaagctattttttggtttttttattgaatttcaCTAAAATTCGAGAAATGCGCTCGGTTTTTAAAGAATTCGAGCGGTTTTTGACATTGATCGAAATGCGAAGAATGTGATCCAATATCGGTAGAATTCATTCGAATATCGATGAAACTGATCGCATTTCGGGCACCCGATTCAAGCGGATTTTACCTCGATCAATCGGGTTTGACCACATGAATTAGTTCAAAATTTGGGTCGTGTTTCTTGATATTCACTATATTCGGTAATTCGACCACCCTCGAATTTTCAGCTGACCTCGCATTCATGAACCTTATGTAGAGATTGGTGACGCTGCAAGAGGGTGTAAATAAAGACACTCATTTATTGAATATTCAGGGTTACAacttaaaaatatatagcaCTCAAGTTATTATAAAAAGAGTATAAACACGTCGTGTATTTATTTATGCATGATAaaatgtaaaaaagaaaaatcaaagagATAATCGTGTAaacaggcaaaaaaaaaaaaggtgaacaTGTCGTGTATATATTTATACTTATATAAGAAGATGTAAAAGAGAAAAGTTAAACAAATACTCCTGCGAACGGGCACGAAATCTAACAGGGTTGTCGAAGCAGCCGCGGCGGACGGCATGAGGTGGCATCTGGAGTTGCGACCATGGTCGGTATTCCATCATGGGTGTTGACCGGCGAGTCAACGGGCGAGCACCTCTTCAGTCTCCACACATCAACGGACGGAGCATCGAGCTGGCCATGGAATAACATTTTGCCTTTTCCATTAAAAAATCATCAAGGCTTGGCGCTTCTCTGACCTCGCTGCGCCCTGGCTCTCGCCCTCCGATCCCAAGCAGCGCCGCACCCAGTGCCGCGATGGAATCCGAATCCCCCGTGGCCGTCGTGACGGTGCCGTTCCCGGCGCAGGGCCACCTGAACCAGCTCCTGCACCTATCCCTGCTACTCGCCTCACGCGGGCTCCCCGTCCACTTCGCCGCGCCGGAGCCGCACCTCCGCGAGGCCCGCGCGCGCCTGCACGGCTGGGACGCCGCCGactccctcctcgccgccgtccgCTTCCGCGCTCTCGAGATCCCCGCTTGCGCGTCCCCTCCCCCGGACCCCTCGTCCCCGTTCCCGGTGCACGTGCAGCCCCTCTTCGAGGCATTCTGCGCCGGCGCGCGGGCCCCACTCGCCGCGCTCCTGGCGGAGCTCTCCGCGTCCCACCGCCGCGTCGTCGTGCTGCACGACCGCATGGCGGCGTTCGCCGCGGCCGAGGCTGCGCGGCTGCCCAACGGCGAGGCGTTCGGGGTGCACTGCCTCGCCGCCTCCTACAACGTCGGGTGGATGGACCCCGGGCACCGCCTCCTGCGGGAGCACGGCCTCGTCTTCCACCCGCCCGACTCCTGCGCGACCAAGGAGTTCGTGGCGCTTGCCAAGCGGATGGGCCAGGAGCGCAGGCGCGCCCCTGTAGCCGGGATGGTCGTGAACACCTGCCGCGTGCTCGAGGGCGAGTTCCTCGACGTGCTGGCGGGGATCCCCTCCTCGGACGGCCACAAGCTGTTCGCCGTTGGGCCTCTGAACCCGGTGCTCCTCCCCGACGCGAGCAGGAGCGCGCGGCCCCTGGCGGAGAGGAACGCGCCCGCGCGGCACGAGTGCCTGCAGTGGCTCGACAAGCAGCCGCCGTCGTCGGTACTGTACGTCTCGTTCGGCACGACGTCGTCGCTCCGGCCAGAGCAGGTGCGCGAGCTGGCAGCCGCGCTGCGCAGCAGCAACCAGCGGTTCATCTGGGTGCTCCGCGACGCCGACCGCGCGGACATGCGCGATGCCGCGGTGAGTCACGGGCGCCTCGCCGTCGCGGCGTCCGAGCTCGGCGACGCGACGGCGCGAGGGGCCGGCGTTATGGTCACAGGGTGGGCGCCGCAGCTGGAGATCCTGGCGCACTGCGCGACGGCTGCGTTCATGAGCCACTGCGGGTGGAACTCGACCGTGGAGAGCCTGAGCCACGGGAAGCCCATCCTGGCGTGGCCCATGCACAGCGACCAGCCCTGGGACGCCGAGCTCGTGTGCAAGTACCTCAGGGCCGGCGTCCTCGTGCGGCCGTGGGAGCATCGCCACGACATCACGCCGGCAGCCGCGATCCGCGAGGCGATCGAGAGGGTGATGGCCTCGGACGAAGGGACTTCGATGCAGCTGCGGGCGACGGCACTCGGGGAGGCCGTCCGCGACGCCGTG
This region includes:
- the LOC133893557 gene encoding putative cis-zeatin O-glucosyltransferase, coding for MESESPVAVVTVPFPAQGHLNQLLHLSLLLASRGLPVHFAAPEPHLREARARLHGWDAADSLLAAVRFRALEIPACASPPPDPSSPFPVHVQPLFEAFCAGARAPLAALLAELSASHRRVVVLHDRMAAFAAAEAARLPNGEAFGVHCLAASYNVGWMDPGHRLLREHGLVFHPPDSCATKEFVALAKRMGQERRRAPVAGMVVNTCRVLEGEFLDVLAGIPSSDGHKLFAVGPLNPVLLPDASRSARPLAERNAPARHECLQWLDKQPPSSVLYVSFGTTSSLRPEQVRELAAALRSSNQRFIWVLRDADRADMRDAAVSHGRLAVAASELGDATARGAGVMVTGWAPQLEILAHCATAAFMSHCGWNSTVESLSHGKPILAWPMHSDQPWDAELVCKYLRAGVLVRPWEHRHDITPAAAIREAIERVMASDEGTSMQLRATALGEAVRDAVAEGGSSRRDLDDLVAYMTR
- the LOC133893488 gene encoding uncharacterized protein LOC133893488, whose protein sequence is MSLRALGSLLTRRIPRAQAEALGSAAGRAARSLHTLGGLAVGDGTYGVVAAAALAGLAGVLHFKKDADESAGEVTGDEARKEVPDREAVKKVTGGEEDKEVTGGEAIKKGDMKQAAVKALFEDNGDDFSLEKYLAEMTELAAAQKKARYKREVSGKKAMNEVTGREAVKQEDMKDEAVMKARFEDWIKEYDRRYKNEEEKAWRYEIFKAFAKTVDKATAQSGGALFVTNHTADWTEEECECLYGGEVDWDDYLDHIKSLIAKKRAKEVSDKKAIRVVTDSEAIKQRNKELGASHTQGSQADNL